Within Candidatus Cloacimonadota bacterium, the genomic segment CACCAGCGGTACCACCGGTTTTTCCAAGGGTGTGATGCTGCCTCACCGCAGCTTGCTGGCAAACTTGATAGTTGCACACAATCACTTGTTGTTCAATGTGGGTGCAAAAGTACTTGCCTTTTTACCATTAGCACATGCCTATGCTTGCAGTTTCGACTTACTATACCCGGTTACGCGAGGCAATCATATCAACTTCCTGGATAGGATTCCTGCGCCCAAATTGCTGCTTGCCGCAATGAAAGACCTACAACCAGAGATTGTGCTTACCGTACCGCTATTGATCGAGAAGATATATAAAAAACAGCTTCAACCCGTTATCGAATCCCCTAAAATGAGGGTTTTGCTAAAGATTCCCGTACTGAAAAACATCATTCTTAAAAAGATCCACGATACACTGATGCAGGCTTTTGGCGGAAACATCCGCGAACTTATCACCGGTGGAGCACCTATGAATGCAGAAGTGGAACACTTTATGAAAAAGATCAAATTTCCCTTCACCATCGGTTACGGTATGACCGAGTGCGGACCCCTGATCTCATATGCAAACTGGAATGAACACCGTTTTGAATCCAGTGGCAAACAAGTGGAATTTTTGCAGATCAAGGTAGAGTCTGAAGACCCTCATACAATCCCCGGAGAAATAAAACTGAGGGGTGAACAGGTCTTCAAGGGATATTACAAGTTTGATGAAGCTACCGCTGAAGTGTTGCGGGATGGCTGGTTATACACAGGCGACATCGGTACTATAGATAAAGATGGCTTTGTGTATATCCGCGGTCGCAGCAAAAACGTGATATTGGGTCCCAGCGGTGAAAACATCTATCCGGAACTGGTGGAGCAAAAAATGAACAACATGCCCTATGTGGGCGAATCGCTGGTATTGGAACGCAATCGTCAGCTTCATGTAATGATATATCCGGATTTCGAGGCTTTGGACAACGACCACATCCCAGAAAGCCAGATTCCGAAACTGATGGAAAAAAATCGTAGTGAAGTGAACAAACAACTGGCGGATTTTAGCCGTATCATCAAAGTTCAGATCGCCAGTGAACCCTTCCAGAAGACGCCTACCCAGAAGATTAAGCGCTACCTGTATTCCTAAGATATAAGATATGTAAATTGGAACAAGATCATTATTTTGCTGTAGT encodes:
- a CDS encoding AMP-binding protein, giving the protein MIDEKLIVKIVKSIREYWDLPAFTNYPGPSISYADVAGRILWLHRIFKDMDIKKGTKIALAGKNCSNWGLVWLSAVTYGATIVPILANFSPEDTQHIINHSDAELAFISKDKYDNIDGDQLRNVRFVLSLDDFTILEEKFSKHPFTLMNFTEFSSSSSLDKDSFDIEDVCDNEDIASIIYTSGTTGFSKGVMLPHRSLLANLIVAHNHLLFNVGAKVLAFLPLAHAYACSFDLLYPVTRGNHINFLDRIPAPKLLLAAMKDLQPEIVLTVPLLIEKIYKKQLQPVIESPKMRVLLKIPVLKNIILKKIHDTLMQAFGGNIRELITGGAPMNAEVEHFMKKIKFPFTIGYGMTECGPLISYANWNEHRFESSGKQVEFLQIKVESEDPHTIPGEIKLRGEQVFKGYYKFDEATAEVLRDGWLYTGDIGTIDKDGFVYIRGRSKNVILGPSGENIYPELVEQKMNNMPYVGESLVLERNRQLHVMIYPDFEALDNDHIPESQIPKLMEKNRSEVNKQLADFSRIIKVQIASEPFQKTPTQKIKRYLYS